The Oscillatoria sp. FACHB-1407 sequence CCAGACGGAATACTGCTTCAAAAGATGAATGACTAAGCCCGTTGCGAGCGATTCTCCAAACATTCGACCTGCCGGATGTTTTGCTTCAATATCTGCTTTCAGAGCCAATCCAATCTGCTGTACCAGCGAGTCTGCAACTCCGATGTGTGGAATCAACTCAATCTGCTTCACTCGAATCGATTCATGTGCGACCTGTTCAAAGTACTGAGGAGAAATTCCCAATAGAGAAAATTCGCCTGCCTCATGCAAGAGCGACGAATAGTTGATTCCAGGCGGAATAAACAGCATTTCACCCGGTTGACAGTAGCAGCTTAAACGTTGCCCCTCTACCTGATGTTCCGACTCAACTGGATGCCCACCCTGTTCTGTAATGCCAATAATATGCTGCATCCATTGATGGGTTGGATTTTGGTGAGCCGATGATCGTAGTGATGGAAAAAAATGCCATTCCACCCTGACTGCTCACTGGACAAAATTGGATGACCATCAAGTGCCGGACGAGTATGGTGAGTCATATCAACCTGCGGCGATTGATCCATCGTGGGCATAGACGTGAGAAATTGCTGCTGCTTGTAGTTTATCGAATTTCAGTTAATTGCTCTCGAATCACTTCAACTGCCTGCATCACCCCGTTTTCAGCCCGAATTTTCTTCCCCAATGCGTTGGCTCGTTGCTGCATGGCTGTATCTTGTGCAACTGCTTGAATTGCTTGTGATAGGTTCGAGACAGTCAACTGCTTTTGGGGAATTGGATGTGGTCCAACACCTAACTCAAAAACTTGCTTGCCCCAGAAGGGTTGATCCCCAAAGAAGGGACAAATAATGGTTGGTTTTCCCGCTCGTAACCCTGCTCCGGTTGTACCCGCCCCACCGTGATGAACAACCGCAAGGCATTGAGGAAAAAGCCAATCATGGGGGGCAGACTGCAAAACATGAATGGTATCAGGAACCTCTGATGTAGATAAACCACCCCACCCCGTTGCTAGAATGGCTCGCTGACCCGATTGACGAACGGCATCGATCACCAGCCGCGTTGTTTTAGCTGCATCCTCAGATGCCATGCTGCCAAACCCAACGTAAATGGGAGGGGAACCATGAGCTAAAAACGCCACTAAATCCGCTGGTGGTTGCCAATCTGAGGTGGAATCGAGAAACCAGTAGCCTGTCGCGATCGCACTCTCATCCCAATCGGCAGGAGGAGGAACCACATGACGACTGTAGGCATACAGTTTCGGAACGGGACGACCATGCAGCGATCGCTCATCTCGAAATGGAGACAACCCCAGTTTTTCCTGTCTCCACTGGTTGATCAAACGACGATACGGCAATAGAGAAGCCCGAAGGAACAATGTGTAGCTGAGGTAGTTCAGCCATCCACCGTAGTTGCCACCCCCAAAGATGGGATTAGCAAACGATCGCGTGGGCGAGTAAATCGGAAGTGCCATTGCTAGAA is a genomic window containing:
- a CDS encoding glycosyltransferase; protein product: MSKRILILTAGSLGDVQPYVALGKGLKQAGFEVLLATDPSFSSLVASHVLEFAPLHAPFAQLVQTETGKAALAGKKSIRLKQIMPMLRQMMDDAWEIARQYNPDAVVYHAKPLAGYHIADKLGIPGFLAMALPIYSPTRSFANPIFGGGNYGGWLNYLSYTLFLRASLLPYRRLINQWRQEKLGLSPFRDERSLHGRPVPKLYAYSRHVVPPPADWDESAIATGYWFLDSTSDWQPPADLVAFLAHGSPPIYVGFGSMASEDAAKTTRLVIDAVRQSGQRAILATGWGGLSTSEVPDTIHVLQSAPHDWLFPQCLAVVHHGGAGTTGAGLRAGKPTIICPFFGDQPFWGKQVFELGVGPHPIPQKQLTVSNLSQAIQAVAQDTAMQQRANALGKKIRAENGVMQAVEVIREQLTEIR